A window of Primulina tabacum isolate GXHZ01 chromosome 4, ASM2559414v2, whole genome shotgun sequence contains these coding sequences:
- the LOC142541317 gene encoding uncharacterized protein LOC142541317, producing MDGFLPLVYKSFKKNKVRRRYECLSSGTVDSYNIADFYHSEDAYRPHQHDVILQREPLKSSPLGGAHHRRYSSVHVAHVKSSGSASKFEDLDRGCDKPKQLVRFRSHRMFSCINGA from the coding sequence ATGGATGGCTTTCTTCCGTTGGTGTataaatctttcaagaagaatAAAGTTCGACGACGATACGAGTGTCTCTCTTCCGGAACAGTGGATTCTTATAACATAGCGGATTTCTACCACTCGGAAGATGCTTATCGTCCCCATCAACATGACGTTATATTACAACGCGAGCCTCTGAAATCTTCGCCTTTGGGTGGGGCGCACCACCGGCGGTATAGCTCGGTGCATGTGGCTCATGTCAAGAGCAGTGGTTCCGCATCTAAATTTGAAGACCTTGATCGTGGTTGTGATAAGCCTAAGCAACTCGTCAGGTTTAGAAGCCACAGGATGTTTTCATGTATAAATGGTGCATGA